A genomic region of Fusarium oxysporum Fo47 chromosome VI, complete sequence contains the following coding sequences:
- a CDS encoding FAD dependent oxidoreductase translates to MSNSNFQVAVVGLGALGSAAAYHAAIKGATVIGFEQYDFGNIYGSSHDTSRIVRTSYGSPDYVALARAAYKDWAELERRSGLQMLTITGGVVFFPKLADDGASLNKFEKSMSASEFMRSLDANNIPYEVLSSQEVKKRWPSFDIAEGVQTIYTADSGIVHASKSVAAMQYQARANGAVLKEKTRVDALIPDSNGKGMTIKTSRGQFHANKVILACDAWTNKLITPLGTNIPLQIMQEQVTYYKPADVTPFDDTKFPVWIWAGNRYFYGFPSYGEPTIKAGRDTSNNFMTPEERTFVPSDDLFNELTSFMGGLIPGKGQAIRTVTCQYAITPDRQFVISPLKNHPNVIVGLGGGHAFKFAPAIGRVLAELAIDGETKEDISNFGIPRDDFMQFVGFISQKRWLGLHALKQQDNTY, encoded by the exons ATGTCAAACAGCAACTTCCAAGTGGCCGTAGTTGGCCTCGGTGCTCTGGGTAGCGCAGCAGCCTATCACGCCGCCATCAAAGGAGCTACTGTTATCGGTTTCGAGCAATATGACTTTGGAAACATCTATGGATCTTCACACGACACATCACGTATTGTTAGAACCTCCTACGGCTCACCAGACTATGTAGCACTCGCCCGAGCTGCTTACAAAGACTGGGCTGAACTGGAACGTCGAAGTGGTCTTCAAATGCTCACTATCACTGGAGgcgtcgtcttcttccctAAACTGGCTGATGACGGAGCATCTCTGAACAAATTCGAAAAGAGCATGAGTGCTTCTGAGTTTATGAGAAGTCTTGATGCAAACAACATCCCGTATGAGGTCCTCAGCTCTCAAGAAGTCAAGAAACGCTGGCCTTCGTTTGACATCGCGGAAGGCGTTCAGACCATTTACACTGCCGACTCAGGAATCGTGCATGCGTCCAAGTCTGTGGCGGCCATGCAGTATCAAGCTCGTGCAAACGGCGCTGTTTTGAAGGAGAAGACGCGTGTTGATGCATTGATCCCAGATTCAAACGGCAAGGGCATGACAATCAAGACATCTCGAGGGCAATTCCACGCCAACAAGGTTATCTTGGCATGCGATGCATGGaccaacaagctcatcactCCGCTTGGCACAAACATCCCGCTCCAGATTATGCAAGAACAGGTCACCTACTACAAGCCAGCTGATGTTACGCCATTTGACGATACCAAGTTTCCTGTATGGATCTGGGCTGGCAACAGATATTTCTACGGATTCCCCAGCTATGGCGAGCCAACAATCAAGGCAGGCCGTGATACTTCCAACAACTTCATGACACCCGAAGAACGAACTTTTGTTCCATCTGATGATCTATTCAACGAATTGACCTCTTTTATGGGCGGTCTGATACCCGGAAAGGGCCAGGCCATTCGAACAGTCACTTGTCAATACGCCATCACGCCTGATCGTCAATTCGTCATCAGCCCTTTGAAGAATCATCCCAATGTTATTGTGGGCTTGGGTGGAGGTCATGCGTTCAAGTTTGCTCCAGCTATTGGCCGTGTTTTGGCAGAGCTTGCGATAGATGGTGAGACAAAGGAGGATATCTCAAACTTTGGCATCCCTAGG GATGATTTCATGCAGTTTGTTGGTTTCATTTCACAAAAACGATGGCTCGGTCTACATGCATTGAAACAACAGGATAACACCTATTGA